The following coding sequences are from one bacterium SCSIO 12741 window:
- a CDS encoding response regulator transcription factor has protein sequence MNKIKAILIDDEADALTVLSAMINELTPQVEIINATQSGLEGIKSIQKWKPDLVFLDIEMAGLNGFEVLDFFENRTFKLIFVTAYDQYAIKAIREKADNYLLKPINPQELEQAVAEIAEELNHDSLQAKQGKIAIPIGSGYRYIDTLDIECIQADNSYSFVHLTSGEKIIVCRNLKSFENALNQENFMRINRSFLINVNQIELASKEDGGYVQMKQGRTIEIPQRKKERIFHQLKERFIVLR, from the coding sequence TTGAATAAAATTAAAGCCATACTGATAGACGATGAAGCTGATGCCTTAACTGTTCTTTCGGCCATGATCAACGAACTGACCCCACAGGTGGAAATAATAAACGCCACCCAATCGGGGCTCGAAGGAATTAAGTCCATTCAAAAATGGAAGCCCGATCTGGTGTTTCTGGACATTGAAATGGCCGGGCTAAACGGATTTGAAGTTCTTGATTTTTTCGAGAACCGAACCTTCAAATTGATTTTTGTAACCGCCTATGATCAGTATGCCATTAAAGCCATTCGCGAAAAAGCGGATAACTACCTGCTCAAACCCATAAACCCACAAGAACTGGAGCAAGCGGTGGCAGAAATAGCGGAAGAACTTAACCATGATTCGCTCCAGGCCAAACAAGGTAAAATTGCTATCCCAATTGGTTCCGGTTATCGCTACATCGACACACTGGATATAGAGTGCATTCAAGCAGACAATAGCTATTCCTTCGTACACCTCACCAGCGGCGAAAAGATCATTGTATGCCGAAATCTAAAGAGTTTCGAAAACGCTCTCAATCAGGAAAACTTCATGCGGATCAACCGATCTTTTCTGATCAACGTGAATCAGATTGAATTGGCCTCTAAAGAAGACGGCGGTTATGTTCAAATGAAACAGGGACGCACCATTGAGATTCCGCAGAGGAAGAAGGAGCGAATCTTTCATCAGTTAAAAGAACGGTTTATCGTTCTGAGATAA
- a CDS encoding DUF2147 domain-containing protein, whose protein sequence is MNTTIYRITKQTGLLLVLLFGLTSFASITAQNKADEIIGTWELEDKTSKMEIYKKDGKYYGKLLYGKDVVNEDGSSKKDIENPDESLRNRDIIGSTYIHNLTYDGDEYDDGKVYDSTTGKTWSCYVEMEDGDLHFTGYMGAKWLGQTYVYKRVK, encoded by the coding sequence ATGAACACAACAATTTATCGAATAACAAAGCAAACCGGCCTACTGCTGGTATTGCTTTTTGGACTGACAAGTTTTGCCTCTATCACTGCCCAAAACAAGGCAGATGAAATCATTGGAACCTGGGAGCTGGAAGACAAAACCAGCAAGATGGAGATCTATAAAAAAGACGGCAAATACTACGGAAAACTACTCTACGGAAAAGACGTGGTAAACGAAGATGGATCTTCTAAAAAGGACATCGAAAATCCAGATGAAAGTCTACGCAACCGCGACATTATTGGATCTACTTACATCCATAATCTCACCTACGACGGAGACGAGTATGACGATGGTAAGGTTTACGACTCTACTACCGGCAAAACCTGGAGCTGTTATGTAGAAATGGAAGACGGCGATCTTCACTTTACGGGATATATGGGGGCCAAGTGGCTCGGACAAACCTACGTGTACAAGCGTGTTAAATAG